Proteins co-encoded in one Opitutus terrae PB90-1 genomic window:
- a CDS encoding polysaccharide biosynthesis/export family protein produces the protein MPPTFTHLARLLLAGLLVVLTAGAAAAAADTPAAGTTDKPGFVYRLTITDRIRISVFQEEDLADIVRIDAQGNVKLKLAGDVKVAGLTASEAQRAIEQAYRDGRYLRNPQVTIAIEDYAPREVSIQGQVKAPGRFLLPIESTFSVVELVTKAGGLTDIAKGSAVVVTRITPDGRKQTFTVNVDSVIRGKKGNDTDASDLLLEPGDIVYVPERII, from the coding sequence ATGCCCCCCACCTTTACCCACCTCGCCCGCCTGCTGCTCGCCGGCCTGCTCGTCGTTCTAACAGCCGGCGCCGCCGCTGCCGCCGCCGACACACCGGCCGCGGGGACGACCGACAAACCCGGCTTCGTTTACCGGCTCACCATCACCGATCGGATTCGGATTTCCGTTTTTCAGGAGGAAGATCTCGCCGACATCGTGCGGATCGATGCGCAGGGCAACGTGAAGTTGAAGCTCGCGGGCGATGTGAAGGTCGCCGGCCTCACGGCCAGTGAGGCGCAGCGCGCCATTGAGCAGGCCTACCGCGACGGCCGTTATCTCCGCAATCCGCAGGTGACGATCGCCATCGAGGATTACGCGCCGCGCGAGGTCTCGATCCAGGGACAGGTCAAGGCCCCGGGCCGTTTCCTGCTGCCGATCGAATCCACCTTCTCCGTCGTCGAGTTGGTCACCAAGGCCGGCGGACTCACCGATATCGCCAAGGGCAGCGCCGTCGTCGTGACGCGCATCACGCCCGATGGCCGGAAACAGACCTTCACCGTCAACGTCGACAGCGTCATTCGCGGCAAGAAAGGCAACGATACCGACGCGTCCGATCTCCTGCTGGAGCCGGGCGACATCGTCTACGTGCCCGAGCGCATCATCTAA
- a CDS encoding FecR domain-containing protein, with protein MKLPPLFCFLGLLLSAQSVGFAALGRQNNILGKFVVTSVNGTATCVSDGRILELKKGDAILARGAVITTAPKSNVVLVFSNGTGVYTDESTTLRIERFEQEFFAPNNNLRVEPSNSTTMAKLTNGRVIISTPRLLSATVMNYQTPHASVMVRGEKILIEASDKQTHVAMIAGNATVNPRDTRGNFVAVGKRLVTGQEAFVKPTINASDPDAPASVDVSNPAAPAAAPNAAPAAKTAAPAPAAPAPTAPQAVVLSLSGTASTRAADSSQETALTAGALLAENSIVITGDASEVHLQPFVGAIATVQPNSVVQIERLSVPTAPAAKRSVTLALRAGGVVSMIDPARRFTNEYQVRTPQGLAEAHGTAFAASLAHGGFSLAATADTVSFTTTSGTHYQISAGNVVVTGPGRDPQPPVPLAQAVAGDPAFRTVIEDAFSTAVSLTRNNVGSLPAGSSLNLLTKITASAAAALPDQAERFVTEALNAIAAPSSPMVTQAGPSVGAVIHAITAAVPGRAPALAAAAARAFPSQAAAIAAAAAKAAPAQAAQITLSVIGAVAQPDPASGVSASSLQTAATVAAAVTSSTVNQAGPIAAAALQAVLQNGAARTSDTTARQAALIAATVTRAAPGQAIQVARAMMQALTQELTEATPQTLARMSALLAGSIIAVVPPQAQPVATAVMRFLVEAYPNVSSGAMAEIAGLVAGTAGQIVPDRAAEVAAGVADVLGVTADLLQASVTRSVDLTGQIVAEIIGITQESAVAFQHSTAAANSLVAGLQLAESPMLAGAALGEASGLASAVEDPTRTELNAATSIIITQFDPEQVAELTSDLEAAQTAQTTVQFYTESTSDGGTTVRPAPTIPRTIPVETTASPSTAGF; from the coding sequence ATGAAACTCCCACCGCTGTTCTGCTTCCTGGGGCTGCTGCTCAGCGCCCAGTCGGTCGGCTTTGCCGCGCTTGGTCGCCAGAACAACATCTTGGGGAAGTTCGTGGTCACCAGTGTGAACGGCACGGCCACGTGCGTGAGCGACGGCCGGATCCTCGAGCTGAAAAAGGGGGACGCGATCCTGGCGCGCGGCGCGGTCATCACCACCGCCCCAAAATCCAACGTGGTGCTCGTCTTTTCGAATGGGACCGGCGTCTACACCGATGAGAGCACAACGCTGCGAATTGAACGGTTCGAACAGGAGTTTTTCGCGCCCAACAACAACCTCCGCGTGGAGCCGTCGAACTCGACCACGATGGCGAAGCTTACGAACGGCCGCGTGATCATCAGTACGCCACGGCTGCTCAGCGCCACGGTGATGAACTATCAGACGCCGCACGCGTCCGTGATGGTCCGCGGCGAGAAGATCCTCATCGAAGCGTCGGACAAGCAGACGCACGTCGCCATGATCGCCGGCAACGCGACGGTCAATCCGCGCGACACGCGCGGCAACTTCGTCGCCGTGGGCAAGCGGCTCGTCACCGGCCAGGAAGCCTTCGTGAAGCCGACGATCAACGCGTCCGACCCCGACGCGCCGGCGAGTGTCGACGTCAGCAATCCCGCTGCGCCCGCAGCGGCACCTAACGCCGCGCCCGCCGCCAAGACCGCGGCTCCAGCCCCTGCCGCACCGGCTCCGACCGCGCCGCAGGCCGTCGTGCTCAGCCTTTCCGGCACCGCCTCCACCCGCGCGGCCGACTCATCGCAGGAAACCGCCCTGACAGCGGGGGCCTTGCTCGCGGAAAACAGCATCGTGATCACCGGCGACGCTTCCGAAGTGCACCTGCAGCCGTTCGTCGGCGCGATTGCGACGGTGCAGCCAAATTCCGTCGTGCAAATCGAGCGGCTTTCCGTCCCGACCGCTCCCGCAGCCAAACGCTCCGTGACGCTGGCGCTGCGAGCCGGCGGCGTGGTATCGATGATCGATCCCGCGCGTCGTTTCACCAACGAATACCAGGTGCGCACGCCCCAAGGCCTCGCCGAGGCGCACGGCACGGCGTTTGCCGCTTCGCTGGCGCACGGCGGCTTCTCGCTCGCCGCGACCGCCGACACCGTGTCGTTCACGACCACGTCCGGCACGCATTACCAGATCTCCGCGGGCAACGTCGTCGTGACGGGCCCCGGCCGTGATCCGCAGCCACCGGTGCCCCTCGCCCAGGCGGTGGCGGGCGATCCGGCTTTCCGCACGGTGATCGAAGACGCGTTTTCGACCGCGGTCAGCCTCACGCGCAACAACGTCGGCAGCCTGCCCGCCGGTTCCTCGCTCAATCTCCTCACCAAGATCACGGCGAGTGCCGCCGCGGCGCTGCCTGACCAGGCGGAACGCTTCGTCACGGAAGCGTTGAACGCCATCGCGGCGCCTTCCTCGCCGATGGTCACCCAGGCCGGCCCATCGGTCGGCGCCGTCATCCACGCTATTACCGCGGCGGTTCCCGGTCGCGCGCCCGCGCTCGCCGCCGCCGCCGCCCGAGCATTTCCGAGCCAGGCTGCGGCAATCGCGGCGGCCGCGGCGAAGGCCGCTCCCGCCCAAGCGGCGCAGATCACCTTGAGCGTCATCGGAGCGGTGGCCCAGCCCGATCCCGCGAGCGGCGTGTCCGCTTCCAGTCTCCAGACGGCCGCGACCGTCGCCGCAGCGGTCACCAGCTCGACCGTCAATCAAGCCGGGCCCATTGCCGCGGCGGCGCTGCAGGCCGTGCTGCAAAACGGCGCCGCTCGCACCTCTGACACCACCGCCCGGCAGGCCGCACTGATCGCCGCCACGGTCACCCGCGCCGCGCCGGGCCAGGCGATTCAAGTCGCCCGCGCGATGATGCAAGCGCTGACGCAGGAACTCACCGAGGCGACGCCGCAGACCCTCGCGCGCATGTCGGCCTTGCTCGCCGGCTCCATCATCGCGGTCGTTCCGCCCCAGGCCCAACCGGTCGCGACCGCCGTCATGCGGTTCCTCGTCGAAGCTTATCCCAACGTGAGCAGCGGCGCGATGGCCGAAATCGCCGGGCTCGTCGCGGGTACGGCCGGACAGATCGTACCGGACCGTGCCGCCGAAGTGGCCGCGGGTGTCGCCGACGTGTTGGGCGTAACCGCTGATCTGTTACAGGCGAGCGTGACCCGATCGGTCGATCTCACGGGCCAGATCGTCGCGGAAATCATCGGCATCACCCAGGAATCGGCCGTCGCCTTCCAGCACAGCACCGCGGCGGCGAATTCGCTCGTCGCCGGGTTGCAGCTGGCCGAGTCACCGATGCTTGCCGGCGCGGCCCTCGGCGAAGCCTCCGGCTTGGCGTCCGCGGTGGAGGACCCGACCAGAACCGAGCTGAATGCCGCGACCTCAATCATCATCACGCAATTTGATCCGGAACAGGTCGCCGAACTCACGTCCGATCTCGAGGCAGCGCAAACGGCGCAGACCACGGTGCAATTCTACACGGAGTCGACGTCCGACGGCGGCACGACCGTGCGACCGGCGCCAACGATTCCGCGCACCATTCCCGTCGAGACCACCGCGAGCCCGAGCACCGCGGGATTCTAG
- a CDS encoding PDZ domain-containing protein: MKKVAGLLLWFVAVAPFLRAADLPALWAERVRCVVAVEYYVETEIERRPSVAYGTVIDDQGTIILPSVAVSPRTTPAQLKEFKVYRPGNPEPAPGEYLGQDALTGWHFVRAASAVRGDLVPITRFAAAGAKAPAIAEEVWGIGLRGKDEDFLPYLLTSRIALVQALPQRTAIAQQEVAGPGLPAFNRNGDFVGLAASSFGQNYVQFSRDDRGGLPVILVNVEESGALLVAAEVLPYLQRIPQNVFGRPLAWLGAYGLEPVDPEVASFLKLGAQSALVISEVLEGSPAEIGGLKDRDILLAIDGQPLPRFKPDRVVVGYVGREIQRRRPGDAITFTVLRGGARVDARIVLGEQPKLFSEAERKYFDRLGLTIREFVYDDAVARRARTSDAAGVIAHFVKPNGPAAVAGLRTDDWIKEIDGTEVKTFAAAATQLGTIEADRFRTECVLLVSRGGETAVLRVKL; encoded by the coding sequence GTGAAAAAAGTCGCGGGACTGCTGCTGTGGTTCGTCGCCGTCGCCCCTTTCCTCCGCGCCGCGGATCTGCCGGCGTTGTGGGCCGAGCGCGTGAGGTGCGTGGTCGCCGTCGAATACTACGTCGAGACCGAGATTGAGCGCCGACCGAGCGTGGCGTATGGCACCGTGATTGACGACCAGGGCACGATCATCCTGCCCTCGGTCGCAGTGAGTCCGCGCACCACGCCCGCACAGCTCAAGGAATTCAAAGTCTACCGTCCCGGAAATCCTGAGCCGGCGCCAGGCGAGTATCTGGGCCAGGACGCGCTGACTGGCTGGCACTTCGTGCGCGCGGCGTCGGCGGTGCGGGGCGACCTCGTGCCCATCACACGGTTCGCCGCGGCGGGCGCGAAAGCGCCCGCGATCGCCGAAGAAGTCTGGGGCATCGGACTGCGCGGCAAGGACGAGGATTTCCTGCCGTATCTGCTTACGAGCCGGATCGCGCTCGTGCAGGCCTTGCCGCAGCGCACTGCCATTGCGCAGCAGGAAGTCGCCGGCCCCGGCTTGCCGGCGTTCAATCGCAACGGTGATTTTGTCGGGCTGGCGGCGAGCTCGTTTGGACAAAACTACGTGCAGTTCTCGCGCGACGATCGCGGCGGACTGCCGGTGATCCTGGTCAACGTCGAGGAGAGCGGCGCGCTTTTGGTTGCGGCCGAGGTGCTGCCGTATCTGCAGCGGATTCCGCAGAATGTTTTCGGCCGTCCGCTCGCGTGGCTTGGAGCCTACGGGCTCGAGCCGGTCGATCCGGAGGTCGCCAGCTTTCTCAAACTTGGCGCGCAGTCGGCGCTGGTGATCAGCGAAGTGCTCGAGGGCAGCCCGGCCGAGATCGGCGGGCTCAAGGATCGCGACATCCTGCTGGCGATCGACGGGCAGCCATTGCCGCGGTTCAAGCCCGACCGCGTGGTCGTCGGCTACGTCGGACGCGAGATCCAGCGGCGCCGGCCGGGCGATGCGATCACGTTCACCGTGCTCCGTGGCGGCGCGCGCGTGGACGCGCGGATCGTACTTGGCGAGCAACCCAAGCTCTTCAGCGAGGCGGAACGGAAATACTTCGATCGGCTCGGGCTCACGATCCGCGAGTTCGTTTACGACGACGCCGTGGCGCGGCGCGCCCGCACGAGCGATGCGGCCGGCGTGATCGCGCATTTCGTGAAGCCGAACGGTCCGGCGGCGGTCGCCGGCCTGCGGACCGATGATTGGATCAAGGAGATCGACGGCACCGAAGTGAAGACCTTCGCGGCCGCCGCCACGCAACTCGGCACGATCGAGGCGGATCGCTTTCGCACCGAATGCGTGCTGCTCGTCAGCCGCGGCGGCGAGACCGCGGTGCTGCGCGTGAAGCTTTGA
- the leuS gene encoding leucine--tRNA ligase: MATSSTDYNFQEIEPHWQSFWEQHRSFRAENGSSKPKFYVLDMFPYPSGAGLHIGHPEGYTATDILARAKRAQGFNVLHPIGWDAFGLPAEQHAVKTGTHPATNTQNNITNFRRQIKALGFSYDWEREIDTTDPKYFRWTQWIFLQLFKRGLAYVDERPVWWCPELRTVLANEEVVDGKSEVGGFPVERRNLRQWVLRITAYAERLLADLKTVNWPESTKRMQEAWIGRSEGAELLFELEHKSLGQLKVFTTRPDTLFGCTYMVVAPEHPLVARLTTPDHRAAVEAYKKKAAAKSDLERTDLAKGKSGVFSGSYAINPINGERVPIWIADYVLMGYGTGAIMAVPAHDERDYEFAQQYDLPITRVIANDDGGDRLPFTGDGHLVNSGPYDGLRWEEAKKRITAELAQRGVGQATVNYKLRDWLFSRQRYWGEPFPVAWVDEADYRRAAAARPADVPPNPVTFTSNGVTHYALPLPAAALPLELPDVQSYLPSGNGESPLANVTDWLEIWLDYTNGAAVPASQPRPAGDTWIRARRETNTMPQWAGSCWYYLRFLDPKNPDAIASPEALRYWGVPDLYVGGAEHAVLHLLYARFWHKVLFDLGVVPQSEPFTRLFHQGIILGEDGEKMSKSRGNVVNPDTIIASHGTDTLRLYLMFLGPLEAMKPWSMQQIEGVHRFLQKVWRECIGPDGKVNPKISAQAAEPAEVIKVLHETIKKVGEDIEALRFNTAISQMMICANALQKSPQVSRSTMLSFLQLLAPFAPHLAEELWQRLGESPSIQAAPWPKYDASKLATGQVKLVFQVNGKHRGDALVPVGLSQADAVAAATAHEKVAPFVTGRTVKRVVYVPGKILNIVVDN; encoded by the coding sequence ATGGCTACCAGCAGCACAGATTACAACTTCCAAGAGATCGAGCCGCACTGGCAATCTTTCTGGGAACAACATCGCTCGTTCCGGGCGGAAAACGGCTCGTCGAAGCCCAAATTCTACGTGCTCGACATGTTTCCGTATCCCTCCGGCGCGGGGCTGCACATCGGCCACCCCGAAGGCTACACGGCGACCGACATTCTCGCCCGCGCCAAACGCGCGCAGGGCTTCAACGTCCTCCACCCGATCGGCTGGGACGCGTTCGGACTGCCGGCGGAGCAACACGCGGTCAAAACCGGCACGCATCCGGCGACGAACACGCAGAACAACATCACCAACTTCCGCCGGCAGATCAAAGCGCTCGGATTCTCCTACGACTGGGAACGTGAAATCGACACGACCGACCCGAAGTATTTTCGCTGGACGCAGTGGATTTTCCTGCAGCTCTTCAAGCGCGGTCTGGCCTATGTCGACGAACGCCCCGTCTGGTGGTGCCCCGAACTGCGGACCGTGCTCGCCAACGAGGAGGTCGTCGACGGCAAGAGCGAAGTCGGCGGTTTTCCCGTCGAGCGGCGCAACCTGCGCCAATGGGTGCTGCGCATCACCGCCTACGCCGAGCGGCTGCTCGCCGACCTGAAGACCGTCAACTGGCCCGAATCGACGAAGCGGATGCAGGAGGCGTGGATCGGCCGGAGCGAGGGTGCGGAGCTTTTGTTCGAATTGGAGCACAAGTCGCTTGGCCAGCTGAAGGTGTTCACCACGCGGCCCGACACGCTCTTCGGCTGCACTTACATGGTCGTCGCCCCGGAGCATCCGCTGGTTGCCCGGCTTACGACGCCGGATCACCGCGCAGCCGTGGAGGCCTACAAGAAAAAGGCCGCGGCGAAGAGCGATCTCGAGCGCACCGACCTCGCCAAGGGCAAGTCGGGCGTCTTCAGCGGTAGCTACGCGATCAATCCCATCAACGGCGAGCGCGTGCCGATCTGGATCGCCGACTACGTGCTCATGGGCTACGGCACCGGCGCCATCATGGCCGTGCCGGCGCATGACGAACGCGACTACGAATTCGCGCAGCAGTATGACCTGCCGATCACGCGCGTGATCGCCAACGACGATGGCGGGGACCGGCTGCCGTTCACCGGCGACGGCCACCTCGTCAACTCGGGTCCTTACGACGGACTGCGCTGGGAGGAGGCCAAGAAACGGATCACCGCCGAGCTCGCGCAACGCGGCGTTGGCCAGGCGACGGTGAACTACAAGCTGCGCGACTGGTTGTTCTCGCGCCAGCGTTATTGGGGCGAGCCGTTCCCGGTCGCGTGGGTCGACGAAGCCGATTACCGGCGCGCCGCAGCCGCGCGGCCCGCCGACGTGCCGCCGAACCCCGTGACGTTCACCAGCAATGGCGTGACGCATTACGCACTGCCCTTGCCCGCCGCTGCGCTGCCGCTCGAGCTGCCAGACGTGCAGTCGTATCTACCCAGCGGCAACGGCGAAAGCCCGCTGGCCAACGTCACCGACTGGTTGGAAATCTGGCTCGACTACACGAACGGCGCGGCAGTGCCGGCGTCGCAGCCGCGGCCGGCGGGCGACACTTGGATTCGCGCGCGCCGCGAGACGAACACGATGCCGCAGTGGGCGGGCTCGTGCTGGTATTATCTGCGTTTTCTCGATCCGAAGAACCCGGACGCCATCGCTTCGCCCGAGGCATTGCGCTACTGGGGCGTGCCGGATCTTTACGTCGGCGGCGCCGAACACGCGGTGCTGCACCTGCTGTACGCGCGATTCTGGCACAAGGTGCTCTTCGATCTCGGGGTCGTGCCGCAATCCGAACCGTTCACGCGGCTGTTTCACCAGGGCATCATCCTCGGCGAGGACGGCGAGAAGATGTCCAAGAGCCGCGGGAACGTCGTGAATCCGGACACGATCATCGCGTCGCATGGGACGGACACGTTGCGATTGTATCTGATGTTCCTCGGCCCGCTTGAAGCGATGAAGCCGTGGAGCATGCAGCAGATCGAGGGCGTGCACCGTTTCCTGCAAAAAGTCTGGCGCGAATGCATCGGCCCCGACGGCAAGGTGAACCCGAAGATTTCCGCGCAAGCCGCCGAGCCGGCCGAAGTCATCAAGGTGCTCCACGAAACGATCAAAAAGGTCGGCGAGGACATCGAGGCGTTGCGCTTCAACACCGCGATTTCCCAGATGATGATCTGCGCGAACGCGCTGCAGAAGTCGCCGCAGGTCAGCCGCTCCACCATGCTCTCGTTCCTGCAGCTGCTGGCGCCCTTCGCGCCTCATCTGGCGGAGGAACTCTGGCAGCGGCTGGGCGAAAGTCCGTCGATCCAAGCCGCGCCCTGGCCCAAATACGATGCCAGCAAGTTGGCCACCGGACAGGTGAAGCTGGTCTTCCAAGTAAATGGCAAACACCGCGGCGACGCGCTCGTGCCCGTCGGGCTTTCGCAAGCCGACGCGGTGGCCGCGGCGACGGCCCACGAGAAGGTGGCGCCATTCGTCACTGGAAGGACCGTGAAGCGAGTCGTTTACGTCCCCGGTAAAATACTCAATATCGTGGTCGATAATTAG
- a CDS encoding trypsin-like peptidase domain-containing protein: MKPFSARSIFALATLLMWFGVLPLSRAAVSRGFERLLDAVVRIDVRELAFEAGAGRFAASVGSGVILSSDGLVLTNAHVASPRAVELIVTLASLERVNATLVGWDHWTDLALLRVDLAEVKRRGLTFTHAEFGDSSKLPIGETVYAVGTPFGLTRTATRGIISNNNRYFEDPRGVNGYETGTFNTWLQTDAAINPGNSGGPLVTSDGRVVGINSRGYAGADNMGFAIPAAIAKEVMAGLVRHGAIVRSYIGIVPRDLRDFEGFYALSLNTGLLINNVDRDSPAARAGIRGGDILLAVNGTKVDGRFPEQLPPIQHLIASHPVGSTLRLTIKRGAETRDYEVVTEQLESRVGEESVFERWGLSVRKVSRTYARENQLASAAGVLVIGVQPGFPAAVAGLSRGDIITAVNQQPVDTLETLKRAHTSYAAQPEPVLVEIMRDRQVSLCVFKP, encoded by the coding sequence GTGAAACCTTTCTCCGCCCGGTCAATCTTCGCGCTCGCCACGCTCCTGATGTGGTTCGGTGTGCTGCCGTTGAGTCGCGCGGCGGTGAGCCGCGGCTTCGAGCGGCTGCTCGACGCGGTGGTGCGGATCGATGTGCGCGAGCTGGCGTTCGAAGCCGGCGCGGGGCGGTTCGCCGCGAGCGTCGGGTCCGGGGTGATCCTCTCGTCCGACGGGCTGGTGCTCACGAATGCGCACGTGGCGAGCCCGCGCGCCGTCGAGCTGATCGTGACGCTGGCGAGCCTCGAGCGCGTCAACGCCACGCTGGTCGGCTGGGATCACTGGACGGACCTCGCATTGTTGCGGGTCGATCTGGCGGAGGTGAAACGGCGCGGGCTGACGTTCACGCACGCGGAGTTCGGCGACAGCAGCAAGCTGCCCATCGGCGAAACCGTTTATGCGGTTGGCACGCCGTTCGGGCTGACGCGCACGGCGACGCGCGGAATCATTTCCAACAACAACCGCTACTTCGAGGATCCGCGCGGCGTGAACGGCTACGAGACCGGCACGTTCAACACGTGGCTGCAGACGGACGCGGCGATCAATCCCGGCAACTCCGGCGGCCCGCTGGTGACGTCCGATGGTCGCGTCGTCGGGATCAACTCGCGAGGCTACGCGGGCGCGGACAATATGGGCTTTGCGATTCCGGCCGCCATCGCGAAGGAAGTGATGGCCGGGCTGGTGCGCCACGGCGCGATTGTGCGCAGCTACATCGGGATCGTGCCGCGCGACCTGCGGGATTTCGAAGGATTCTACGCGCTTTCGCTGAACACCGGGCTGTTGATCAACAACGTCGATCGCGACTCGCCCGCGGCGCGCGCCGGGATCCGTGGCGGCGATATTTTGTTGGCGGTTAACGGTACGAAGGTCGACGGCCGTTTTCCCGAGCAGCTGCCACCGATCCAGCACCTGATTGCGAGCCATCCGGTGGGTTCGACGCTGCGGCTCACGATCAAGCGCGGCGCCGAAACGCGCGACTACGAAGTCGTCACCGAGCAGCTCGAAAGCCGGGTGGGCGAGGAGAGCGTGTTCGAACGATGGGGGCTAAGTGTGCGGAAGGTGTCGCGCACCTACGCACGGGAGAATCAGCTGGCGAGCGCCGCCGGTGTGCTGGTGATCGGCGTGCAGCCGGGGTTCCCCGCCGCGGTTGCAGGACTCAGCCGCGGAGACATCATCACGGCGGTGAATCAACAGCCCGTGGACACGCTCGAAACCCTGAAACGCGCGCACACCAGCTACGCGGCGCAGCCGGAGCCGGTGCTCGTGGAAATCATGCGTGACCGACAGGTGTCGCTCTGTGTTTTCAAGCCATGA
- a CDS encoding GumC family protein: MSLAEAKPAVQPGGARDEETLVERRGLRDYYIILRERLWIALPLALLVAVPLGYFRARETPLYAAMATMQFEKPETVVTSQVVVDPSVRSDIELNTNIQVLNSARMRSRVVESFTPEEVQILQRPYLANLAPGASPPSAGGALGGVSIDAARNSLLITVRVVHPDPEAAALVANRYVNQFMTYLIERVGGVNESAVEFLRNRADQLRKEAEQADVKLNAYMQAHNLVSLDKNKDIVSERLKTISSTLTSAQLVRLNFENQYALVEAYRKEGRNLVEIQFIAGHGTVPTLSAQLSSLLQSQSVLAERYLERHPKMIDLANSIAIVQEQLGKALDLAIADLGTRLNEARENERTLQEQFAKAEKESLDLGALAPEFNSLQNQAQVSKANYLSILDRLNQTTTTKNLEKIPLHPLDHAVVPGAPFTPNLNAIIRLCVGVGVMVFFGVAFGLSFIDDRIKSAWDVESFIGASLLGIIPDLAALKDDEKYSLLLSGKQAPGVEAFLSVYSSVKIHSKLDFPKTVLVTSTIPGEGKTLISCNLAGSFARHGKNTLLIDCDLRRPMLHRHYKQQNNAGLITWFEAGSPLDGELASTPALGIIKISENLSLLCSGGRSKSPTEFLENPVFGQLLERLKREYDLVIIDSPPLGAVTDSMLIAERTDEIIYVCRFNRAYRKHIRLYMKALRDAKNEVLGVVLNGLSPRRIEYYSNYRYYRSYKKYYGSQS; the protein is encoded by the coding sequence ATGTCGCTCGCCGAAGCCAAACCAGCTGTCCAGCCCGGCGGCGCCCGGGATGAGGAAACCCTCGTCGAACGCCGCGGGTTGCGCGACTATTACATCATCCTGCGCGAGCGGCTCTGGATCGCCTTGCCGCTCGCGCTGCTGGTGGCCGTGCCGCTCGGCTATTTCCGGGCGCGGGAGACTCCGCTCTACGCGGCGATGGCGACGATGCAGTTCGAGAAGCCGGAGACCGTCGTCACGTCGCAGGTCGTCGTCGACCCGTCCGTGCGCAGCGATATCGAGCTCAACACCAACATCCAGGTGTTGAACAGCGCCCGCATGCGGTCCCGCGTCGTCGAGTCGTTCACGCCCGAGGAAGTGCAGATCCTGCAGCGGCCGTATCTCGCGAACCTCGCGCCTGGCGCCTCGCCGCCGTCCGCCGGTGGCGCCCTGGGCGGCGTCAGCATCGACGCCGCCCGCAACAGCCTGCTGATCACCGTTCGCGTCGTGCACCCGGATCCGGAAGCCGCCGCGCTCGTCGCCAACCGCTACGTCAACCAATTCATGACCTACCTCATCGAGCGGGTGGGCGGCGTGAACGAGTCCGCGGTCGAATTCCTCCGCAATCGCGCCGACCAACTCCGCAAGGAGGCCGAGCAAGCCGACGTCAAGCTCAACGCCTACATGCAGGCGCACAACCTCGTGTCGCTCGACAAGAACAAGGACATCGTGAGCGAGCGCCTGAAGACGATCAGCAGCACGCTGACTTCGGCGCAGTTGGTCCGGCTCAATTTCGAGAATCAATACGCGCTGGTCGAAGCCTACCGGAAAGAGGGTCGCAACCTCGTCGAGATCCAGTTCATCGCCGGGCATGGCACCGTGCCTACCCTCAGCGCGCAGCTCTCCAGCTTGCTCCAGTCGCAGTCGGTCCTCGCCGAACGCTATCTCGAACGGCATCCGAAAATGATCGATCTCGCGAACAGCATCGCGATCGTCCAAGAGCAGCTCGGCAAGGCGCTCGATCTCGCGATCGCGGACCTCGGCACCCGGCTCAACGAAGCCCGCGAAAACGAGCGCACCCTCCAGGAACAATTCGCGAAGGCCGAGAAGGAATCCCTCGACCTCGGCGCCCTCGCCCCCGAGTTCAACTCGCTGCAGAATCAGGCGCAGGTGTCGAAAGCCAACTACCTGTCCATCCTCGACCGGCTCAACCAGACCACGACGACCAAGAACCTGGAGAAGATCCCGCTCCATCCGCTCGACCATGCCGTCGTGCCGGGCGCGCCGTTCACGCCCAACCTGAATGCGATCATCCGGCTCTGCGTCGGCGTCGGCGTGATGGTCTTCTTCGGCGTGGCGTTCGGACTCAGCTTCATCGACGACCGGATCAAGAGCGCGTGGGACGTGGAATCGTTCATCGGCGCCAGCCTGCTCGGGATCATCCCCGACCTCGCCGCGCTGAAGGACGACGAAAAGTACTCGCTCCTGTTGAGCGGCAAACAGGCACCCGGTGTCGAGGCGTTCCTCAGTGTCTACAGCTCGGTCAAAATCCACTCGAAGCTGGATTTCCCCAAGACTGTCCTCGTCACCAGCACGATTCCGGGCGAAGGCAAGACCCTCATCTCCTGCAATCTCGCCGGCAGCTTCGCGCGTCACGGCAAAAACACGCTGCTGATCGACTGCGATCTGCGCCGCCCGATGCTGCACCGTCACTACAAACAGCAGAACAACGCCGGTCTCATCACGTGGTTTGAAGCCGGCTCGCCGCTCGACGGCGAGCTCGCGAGCACGCCCGCGTTGGGGATCATCAAGATTTCCGAGAATCTCTCGTTGCTTTGCTCCGGCGGTCGTTCGAAGAGCCCGACCGAGTTTTTGGAAAACCCCGTGTTCGGCCAACTGCTCGAACGGTTGAAACGCGAATACGATCTGGTGATCATCGACTCGCCGCCGCTCGGCGCGGTGACCGACAGCATGCTGATCGCCGAGCGCACCGACGAGATCATCTACGTCTGCCGCTTCAATCGCGCTTACCGAAAGCACATCCGGCTTTACATGAAAGCGCTCCGCGACGCGAAGAACGAGGTGCTCGGCGTCGTGCTCAACGGACTCTCCCCGCGGCGGATCGAGTACTACTCGAACTACCGCTACTACCGGAGCTACAAAAAATACTACGGCTCGCAGTCGTAG